In Halobacteriovorax marinus SJ, the following proteins share a genomic window:
- a CDS encoding phenylacetate--CoA ligase family protein: MKQNLREHIDFVRENSPFYKELYRDVPLKDYSISDLPILNQDDYWSKNGFENNSVLTSDLSDGVVFKSGGTTGVPKSSFFTQEEWETFTTDFSFGMDQLRLQKGDRCANLFYSGDLYASFLFINKSVEKLKNKVVQFPVTGQTSIEETKRIINSYKINVLFGVPTSLVSLAASFESSDNCINQIYYGGEPLFDDQREKLQRAFPEAHISSIGYASVDGGQLGYVDKSCTAGEHIVFDKTYMEIVDPDTNEVILEENKVGRLIYTNLSRRLMPIVRYPVGDMASWTEVGKRFSLLGRADEGARIGAVTVTREDIVNTAASIGEKQAISGVQLIIKRESGKDYLHVYLGVQSKENLNILNYVHLFKESFFMQRPMYKKEKDIGNIADLKVSIVLVDELLKNPRTGKLRLVIDERFI, from the coding sequence TTGAAACAAAACCTAAGAGAGCATATTGATTTTGTAAGAGAGAATTCACCTTTTTATAAGGAACTCTATAGGGATGTCCCCCTCAAAGATTATAGTATTTCAGATCTTCCTATTTTAAATCAAGATGACTATTGGTCTAAGAATGGATTTGAGAATAATTCCGTACTAACGTCAGACTTAAGTGATGGAGTTGTCTTTAAAAGCGGCGGAACAACAGGTGTTCCAAAGTCTAGCTTCTTCACGCAAGAAGAGTGGGAGACGTTTACAACGGATTTCTCATTTGGAATGGATCAGCTAAGACTTCAAAAAGGGGATCGTTGTGCAAACCTATTCTACTCTGGTGATCTCTATGCATCTTTTTTATTTATTAATAAGAGTGTGGAAAAGTTAAAGAATAAGGTTGTGCAATTTCCAGTTACAGGTCAGACAAGTATTGAAGAGACAAAGAGAATCATAAACTCTTACAAGATAAATGTTCTCTTTGGTGTTCCAACATCTTTAGTGAGCCTGGCAGCCTCATTTGAATCAAGTGATAATTGTATTAATCAAATTTACTATGGAGGAGAGCCACTTTTTGATGATCAAAGAGAGAAACTTCAAAGAGCATTCCCAGAGGCTCATATCTCTTCTATTGGTTATGCAAGTGTTGATGGTGGTCAGCTTGGATATGTCGATAAGAGTTGCACAGCAGGTGAGCATATTGTTTTTGATAAAACTTATATGGAGATTGTAGATCCAGATACAAATGAAGTTATTCTAGAAGAGAATAAAGTTGGGCGCCTTATTTATACAAACTTATCTAGAAGACTTATGCCCATCGTTCGCTATCCAGTTGGTGATATGGCCTCGTGGACAGAGGTAGGTAAGAGGTTCTCTCTTCTGGGGAGGGCCGACGAAGGAGCGAGAATTGGTGCGGTAACTGTGACTCGTGAGGATATAGTGAATACTGCGGCCTCAATCGGAGAGAAACAGGCAATTTCGGGGGTCCAATTAATAATCAAACGAGAGAGTGGCAAAGATTATTTGCACGTCTATTTAGGTGTTCAGAGTAAAGAAAACCTAAATATTTTAAACTACGTTCATTTATTTAAAGAGTCCTTTTTTATGCAAAGACCTATGTATAAGAAGGAGAAAGATATTGGAAATATTGCAGATTTAAAAGTTTCAATAGTATTAGTTGACGAATTATTGAAGAATCCTAGAACGGGTAAATTAAGGTTAGTTATAGACGAAAGATTCATCTAA
- a CDS encoding HD-GYP domain-containing protein → MKILLAQNNHKIKDRLNLYLDNLPTNVDVYEVSSYGELEERLSQDPSIDITISCHMSAKLEGMKISGLLLNGHQSDLIVNTTESLEDSLEYKAFSKLDSRGQIIQNDINCESFHNLILDILKKRRNLNFQYAEEEYRKVRLSYFLRFNKVLCDVFIKINDDKYVKVLRKDDIYTRDDLQRYREKNIKFLYINSEDYDDFGASLATTPFLIEDRNLDPKYLDDAVVNTLDIVHEMVLESGLTDEVVNLVDYTAYQIESSLSSDRILNRLLSILKDRKDYLLDHSYMIAYFSNSICSHMEWDSEEIRKKLSYAAILQDVCLSDAKMAMVMNLQKPEMTEYTPEQIAHYQSHPEQIANIVKANDTIPLNVDEILLSQHEKPEGNGFPRGLSHHRVSQLSAVFIVAHAFVDELYREEFDLTKIPVIIKRMEKRFSVGNYRKPLEGLINVFQKSIEVA, encoded by the coding sequence TTGAAAATCTTATTGGCCCAAAACAATCACAAAATAAAGGATAGGCTAAATCTGTACTTAGATAACTTGCCTACAAACGTAGATGTCTACGAAGTTTCCTCTTATGGAGAGCTGGAAGAAAGGTTGAGCCAAGATCCTTCAATTGATATTACGATTTCATGTCATATGAGTGCTAAATTAGAGGGAATGAAGATCTCGGGTCTCTTATTGAATGGGCATCAGAGTGATTTAATTGTTAATACGACTGAGTCCTTAGAAGACTCACTAGAATATAAGGCCTTTTCCAAGCTAGATAGTAGAGGTCAAATCATTCAAAACGATATCAATTGTGAATCTTTTCATAATTTAATCTTAGATATTTTAAAGAAGAGAAGAAATTTAAATTTTCAATATGCAGAGGAGGAGTATCGAAAGGTAAGACTTTCATACTTTCTAAGATTTAATAAAGTTCTCTGTGATGTCTTTATCAAAATCAATGATGATAAATATGTCAAAGTTCTAAGAAAGGATGATATTTATACTCGAGATGATCTTCAAAGATATAGAGAGAAGAATATAAAATTTCTCTATATTAATTCTGAAGATTATGATGACTTCGGCGCAAGTTTAGCAACAACTCCTTTTCTTATTGAAGATAGAAACTTAGATCCAAAGTACTTGGACGATGCGGTTGTTAATACATTAGATATAGTTCATGAAATGGTACTGGAGTCTGGTTTAACTGATGAAGTGGTAAACCTAGTAGACTACACTGCTTATCAAATAGAGAGTAGTCTCTCTAGTGATAGAATTTTAAATAGGCTTCTCTCTATTTTAAAAGATAGAAAGGACTACTTATTAGATCATAGTTATATGATCGCCTACTTTTCAAATTCAATTTGTTCTCATATGGAGTGGGACTCAGAAGAAATTAGAAAGAAGCTTAGTTATGCAGCAATATTACAAGATGTTTGTTTAAGTGATGCAAAAATGGCAATGGTAATGAACTTACAAAAGCCAGAAATGACTGAGTATACTCCAGAACAAATTGCGCACTATCAATCTCACCCTGAACAAATTGCAAATATTGTAAAGGCCAATGATACGATACCTTTAAATGTTGATGAAATTCTTCTCTCTCAGCACGAGAAACCTGAGGGGAATGGCTTTCCTAGAGGGCTTAGTCACCATAGAGTTTCTCAGCTTTCAGCAGTATTCATTGTAGCACACGCATTTGTGGATGAACTCTACAGAGAAGAGTTTGATCTTACAAAGATCCCTGTCATTATCAAGAGAATGGAAAAGAGGTTTAGCGTAGGTAATTATAGAAAGCCATTAGAGGGGCTTATTAACGTATTTCAAAAGTCTATTGAAGTTGCGTAG
- a CDS encoding class II glutamine amidotransferase, with protein sequence MCRLFGFRSVIQSQVHHSLISAENALEVQSNKHPDGWGVSYYTAGAPHVIRSEKTAVNDNIFKKVSGIVSSETVVAHIRNATLGTVNILNTHPFQYGNWIFAHNGNIRDFDKYKDEIIARVSPHLKRFILGTTDSELLFYFILTKLSQRVELSDRHCDIDILQECIKKSIDELTSIIGDYCPNDDGKNTETFLTFILTNGKTMIAHQGGKKLYYSTYKVKCSERDTCPYFSQECEAPTKSGKINHLIFSSEPLHGDNTWIPMNVGQMIGVDEEMNLSIY encoded by the coding sequence ATGTGCAGATTATTTGGATTTCGCTCAGTCATTCAGAGTCAAGTTCACCACAGTTTAATTAGTGCTGAAAACGCATTAGAGGTTCAAAGTAACAAGCACCCAGATGGGTGGGGTGTTAGTTATTATACTGCTGGTGCTCCCCATGTTATCCGCTCAGAGAAAACTGCAGTAAACGATAATATTTTTAAGAAAGTCTCAGGAATCGTAAGTTCTGAAACCGTCGTTGCACATATTAGAAATGCCACACTGGGTACTGTAAATATTCTCAACACTCACCCCTTTCAATATGGGAATTGGATATTTGCACATAATGGAAATATTAGAGATTTTGATAAATATAAAGATGAGATTATCGCAAGAGTCTCACCCCACCTTAAGAGATTTATTCTTGGAACAACAGATTCTGAGCTACTCTTCTACTTCATCCTGACTAAACTTAGCCAGAGGGTTGAACTCTCAGATAGGCATTGTGACATTGATATTCTTCAGGAGTGTATTAAGAAGTCTATTGACGAGCTTACAAGTATCATTGGGGATTATTGCCCCAATGATGATGGGAAAAATACTGAAACTTTCCTAACTTTCATTTTAACAAATGGAAAGACAATGATTGCTCATCAAGGTGGGAAGAAGCTTTACTATTCAACCTATAAAGTAAAGTGTTCCGAAAGAGATACTTGCCCTTACTTCTCGCAGGAGTGTGAAGCTCCTACTAAGAGTGGAAAGATAAACCATCTCATATTTAGTAGTGAACCACTTCATGGAGATAATACTTGGATTCCAATGAATGTCGGACAAATGATAGGTGTAGATGAAGAGATGAACCTCTCCATCTACTAA
- a CDS encoding TetR/AcrR family transcriptional regulator: MTKVNDTKCKIINVALKLFGCKGYDGTSVRDIAKEADVNLASVNYHFSNKQNLYLEVFNNNCEEVEDQLSKLYQEGMSLEDFAVAMFEFYTTNSPKLLNTFRLILNENLDFSKDGSGVCVTKLGPPAGWLFLKLVTEEVGEEIPLDGRFWAVITIISHVSHMAIILSSSIIKQHCEHLKYLNKETQIRNIRLQCRSTINFLKSEPFSTWDENFKVNI; the protein is encoded by the coding sequence ATGACAAAAGTTAATGATACTAAATGTAAAATTATCAATGTGGCCCTAAAGCTTTTTGGTTGTAAGGGCTACGACGGCACTTCTGTAAGAGACATTGCTAAAGAAGCAGATGTGAACCTAGCATCTGTGAACTACCACTTTAGCAACAAGCAAAACCTCTATTTAGAGGTCTTTAATAACAACTGTGAGGAAGTAGAAGATCAGCTCTCTAAACTATATCAAGAGGGAATGAGCTTAGAGGACTTTGCAGTTGCCATGTTTGAGTTTTACACAACAAATAGCCCTAAGCTTCTCAATACCTTTAGACTGATTCTCAACGAAAACCTGGACTTCTCAAAAGATGGTTCAGGAGTTTGTGTAACAAAGCTCGGTCCTCCGGCCGGATGGCTCTTCTTAAAGCTAGTCACAGAAGAAGTTGGAGAAGAAATACCATTAGATGGTAGGTTTTGGGCCGTCATTACGATCATTTCTCATGTGTCACATATGGCCATTATCCTTAGCTCTAGCATAATAAAGCAGCACTGTGAGCACCTTAAGTATCTGAATAAAGAAACGCAAATTAGAAATATTCGCTTACAATGCCGTTCCACAATAAACTTTCTTAAGTCAGAACCATTCTCAACTTGGGATGAGAATTTCAAAGTAAACATATAA
- a CDS encoding efflux RND transporter permease subunit: MKTLSKFFIDNSKLSIVLMLGLLIYGIMGLAKMNAESYPNVSFATAIVTTRYDGATAQDIETKITKPIEDEIRTVRGLKDVNSTSQSGLSTIVIRVDMDRAGIDVETVISDIQKAVDRTNKLPADLIDRPKFSEIKSEEMPVFQIAVLGSNENRSRDIIADHLKEELEDNKLIKGVTLEGFAKRTFQIEVNNDLLNKHHIGMQELISKIQARNVNIPGGNLKQDKTQQLLRLEGKIKNTKELENILIRSNFSGQSIYLKDVAKVVDGEEEIKVRTRYNGEEATLLTIAKKAGADTITLVDDVEKKLHEYEKLYTDKADFKVFLNESIKVKDKLDVLANNAVSGLILVIVFLFIFLPGKIGLMASLSLPLAIMGTLGIMPAFGMNLNTITVLALVIALGMLVDNSVVISENFTRLRQEGKNSKEAALESIKSLWLPITATAFTTIAAFLPMLVTKGIMGQFIKWIPIIVTISLLLSLVESFFFLPMRLVSAGNSVKKDKDGNSKKDWFHKFENKFEKIMTVIVRRRYIAVAGFSALIVFALFMMTAGNKFILFPADQTEIYIARFELPNGTKLEETNSKLRDLSNDIKEVLGKDVKHLIGKSGESKVQLTDPKATEGNNVGIVFIYVTDEAKLNLFYTTVLEKLRAQVPKDGYKSLTFEAQVNGPPVGSDIEATFRSNDMEQLDSLIGKIKARLEKVPGVLDLKVNDIIGDDEVFINIDYEKADQLGLNIFNAGDTVRSAISGRIISEVTLNNKDVDLRVSFKESDRTDITKLKDVNIMDSRGNLVPLGTFAKFETKDGTPQIKRFDFKRSKTLAGSINEKKITAMEANQILLKTYEELRKDFPSVSLVFGGVAESTKESMESLAQASVLAAIGIFAILVFLFKSYLRPLIIMMTIPLGLLGFSIAFATPVLSGYMDRTRPISFLALIGIIGLAGIIVNSGIVLISFIDEMRAEGKLSLEEILIKASGMRLRAVLVTSLTTVSGLFPTAYGVGGSDPTLVPMTLAMAWGLTSGTILTLSFIPPAYAILEDFLNLVNRITKRKKHIEEDMDGSEELA, translated from the coding sequence ATGAAAACACTTTCAAAATTCTTTATAGACAACTCTAAACTCTCCATCGTTCTCATGTTGGGACTTTTGATTTATGGAATCATGGGACTAGCAAAAATGAATGCGGAGTCTTATCCAAACGTTAGTTTCGCTACTGCAATTGTGACGACTCGTTACGATGGTGCGACGGCGCAGGATATTGAGACAAAGATTACGAAACCAATTGAAGATGAAATTAGAACCGTAAGAGGACTAAAGGATGTAAACTCCACAAGTCAATCTGGTCTAAGTACAATCGTCATCAGAGTAGATATGGACAGAGCTGGAATTGATGTAGAAACAGTCATCAGTGATATTCAAAAAGCTGTCGATAGAACAAATAAGTTACCTGCAGACCTCATCGATAGACCAAAGTTTAGTGAAATCAAATCAGAGGAGATGCCAGTCTTTCAAATTGCGGTTTTAGGTAGTAATGAAAATCGAAGTAGAGATATTATTGCTGACCATTTAAAAGAAGAGTTAGAAGATAATAAGCTCATTAAAGGTGTTACCCTAGAAGGATTTGCCAAGAGAACATTTCAAATAGAAGTTAATAACGACCTTCTCAATAAACATCATATTGGTATGCAAGAGTTAATCTCTAAAATCCAAGCTAGAAATGTTAATATTCCAGGTGGTAACTTAAAGCAAGATAAGACTCAACAACTGCTTCGCCTAGAAGGAAAGATTAAGAACACAAAAGAACTTGAAAACATCCTAATTAGATCGAACTTCTCTGGGCAGTCTATCTACCTAAAAGACGTTGCTAAAGTTGTTGACGGTGAAGAAGAAATAAAAGTTAGAACAAGGTATAACGGTGAAGAGGCAACGCTATTAACGATTGCCAAAAAAGCTGGCGCAGATACAATTACTCTCGTTGACGATGTCGAAAAGAAGCTTCATGAATATGAAAAACTTTATACAGATAAAGCAGACTTTAAAGTCTTCTTGAATGAGTCGATTAAGGTTAAAGATAAACTAGATGTATTGGCCAACAACGCAGTCTCAGGACTTATTCTAGTTATCGTGTTCCTCTTTATTTTCTTACCGGGTAAAATTGGGCTCATGGCTTCGCTCTCACTTCCTCTAGCAATTATGGGGACTCTAGGAATTATGCCGGCATTTGGTATGAACTTGAATACCATTACGGTTTTGGCCCTCGTTATCGCTCTAGGAATGTTAGTTGATAACTCAGTTGTTATCTCTGAGAACTTCACAAGGCTAAGGCAAGAAGGTAAGAACTCAAAAGAAGCAGCATTAGAGTCTATAAAAAGTCTATGGCTTCCTATTACCGCCACTGCATTTACGACAATCGCCGCATTCCTACCGATGCTAGTTACAAAAGGGATCATGGGGCAGTTCATTAAGTGGATTCCAATTATTGTAACAATATCCCTACTGCTTTCTTTAGTAGAGAGTTTCTTCTTTCTTCCAATGAGATTAGTGAGTGCAGGGAACTCAGTCAAAAAAGATAAAGATGGAAATTCTAAGAAAGACTGGTTCCACAAATTTGAAAATAAGTTTGAAAAAATCATGACTGTAATCGTAAGAAGAAGATACATTGCCGTAGCAGGTTTCTCTGCTCTGATTGTTTTCGCTCTCTTTATGATGACTGCGGGAAATAAGTTTATTCTCTTCCCTGCTGATCAAACAGAGATTTACATTGCAAGATTTGAATTACCGAATGGTACGAAACTAGAAGAAACAAACTCCAAACTAAGAGATCTCTCTAACGATATAAAAGAAGTTCTTGGAAAAGATGTAAAACACCTAATCGGAAAGTCTGGAGAATCAAAAGTACAACTTACTGACCCTAAAGCAACAGAGGGAAATAATGTAGGTATTGTTTTCATCTATGTTACAGATGAAGCCAAGCTCAATCTCTTCTACACAACAGTTCTTGAAAAACTTAGAGCGCAAGTTCCTAAGGACGGTTACAAGAGTTTAACTTTCGAAGCTCAAGTCAATGGACCTCCAGTAGGGAGTGATATTGAAGCGACATTTAGATCAAATGATATGGAACAACTCGACAGTCTAATTGGTAAAATCAAAGCAAGACTAGAGAAAGTGCCTGGAGTTCTGGATCTTAAAGTAAACGATATCATTGGTGATGATGAAGTCTTTATCAATATAGACTATGAAAAAGCAGACCAACTAGGACTTAATATCTTTAATGCAGGAGACACTGTTAGAAGTGCTATCTCAGGAAGAATTATCTCAGAGGTTACTTTAAATAATAAAGATGTTGATTTAAGGGTTAGTTTTAAAGAAAGCGACAGAACAGATATTACTAAACTAAAAGATGTAAACATAATGGATTCAAGAGGAAATCTAGTCCCACTTGGAACATTTGCTAAATTTGAAACTAAAGATGGTACGCCTCAAATTAAGCGCTTTGACTTTAAGAGATCAAAGACTTTAGCTGGGTCTATCAATGAAAAGAAAATTACAGCAATGGAAGCGAACCAAATTCTTCTTAAAACTTATGAGGAGCTAAGAAAAGATTTCCCAAGTGTTTCTCTAGTCTTTGGTGGAGTTGCTGAGTCGACAAAAGAATCAATGGAAAGTTTGGCTCAAGCCAGTGTACTTGCTGCCATTGGAATTTTTGCAATACTAGTATTCTTATTTAAATCTTATTTAAGACCACTTATTATCATGATGACTATTCCTCTTGGACTACTTGGTTTCTCAATTGCTTTTGCGACACCAGTTCTAAGTGGTTATATGGATAGAACAAGACCAATTTCCTTTCTTGCACTTATTGGAATTATCGGACTTGCAGGAATTATCGTGAACTCAGGAATTGTTCTTATCAGCTTCATTGATGAAATGAGGGCAGAGGGAAAACTATCTCTAGAAGAGATTCTCATCAAAGCTTCAGGAATGAGATTAAGAGCAGTACTTGTAACATCTCTAACTACTGTTAGTGGGCTCTTCCCTACAGCTTACGGTGTTGGTGGTTCAGACCCGACTCTCGTTCCAATGACTCTTGCTATGGCCTGGGGACTGACTTCTGGTACAATACTTACACTTTCTTTTATTCCACCAGCGTATGCAATTTTGGAAGATTTCCTAAATTTAGTTAATAGAATTACCAAGAGAAAGAAACATATTGAAGAAGATATGGACGGAAGCGAAGAATTAGCATAG
- a CDS encoding TolC family protein — MKILKVASLIALMGANTIAQETITLTEDIIKKEVNNSAPNTLAIEASYLSVEFQRELFEENFDFNLVGSANYYKTSENSFTPQIPVSSPIKSYKVGVEKGLGTGMKIGVNTFSEQMTSSYVNKGTTNGFGAQFSMDLYKNFLGRLTSAQREVLKESVQRADLQKGIQKKSFYLTLRKIYWSLVANNEQLKISKELLELSKKQLVDSKKKYRNKIAEISEVSRSESQIADRKARIINLQYQKEVLIQQLKELLPNFSNKEVVLGSYSIDNTSKELLSCIAQISSFNEAPLQYSNYDEILKSLQSEYSQQRKITNSYNAANVNLISEVRRLGKTEGYSNAWDKFSDDGRTSFSAGIEVKIPLGGSTSKSEELQRLLDKKRFISQKEEIVAKVNAYHSQVVKNIKLLQQVIQQQNINSEKLSITLKHTKKKYNQARVSFRDLILDQDALLSSNLLEVQSQLSIITTLMDYFTVYTEMPCKINN, encoded by the coding sequence ATGAAAATTTTAAAGGTCGCATCGCTAATCGCCTTAATGGGTGCGAATACTATTGCACAAGAAACCATCACATTAACTGAAGATATTATAAAGAAAGAGGTCAACAACTCTGCTCCTAACACTTTGGCCATTGAAGCAAGTTATCTATCTGTAGAATTCCAAAGAGAACTCTTTGAAGAGAACTTTGACTTTAATCTTGTTGGGTCTGCCAATTACTATAAGACATCAGAAAATTCTTTTACTCCTCAAATTCCAGTTAGCTCACCTATTAAAAGCTACAAAGTCGGTGTTGAAAAAGGACTTGGTACAGGAATGAAAATTGGCGTAAATACTTTTTCAGAACAGATGACAAGCTCATACGTAAATAAGGGAACCACAAATGGTTTTGGTGCCCAATTCTCAATGGACCTTTACAAGAACTTTCTTGGGCGACTAACAAGTGCTCAACGAGAAGTTCTAAAGGAAAGTGTCCAACGTGCAGATCTTCAAAAAGGTATACAGAAGAAATCATTCTACTTAACTCTAAGAAAGATCTATTGGTCTCTAGTGGCCAATAATGAGCAACTTAAGATCTCAAAAGAACTCTTAGAGCTGTCAAAGAAGCAATTAGTTGACTCTAAAAAGAAGTACCGAAATAAGATTGCTGAAATTAGTGAAGTCTCAAGATCTGAATCACAGATTGCTGATAGAAAGGCAAGAATTATAAATCTTCAGTATCAAAAAGAAGTACTTATTCAACAACTAAAAGAACTTCTTCCAAACTTCTCTAATAAGGAGGTTGTTTTAGGAAGTTACTCTATTGATAATACATCAAAAGAACTTTTAAGCTGTATTGCTCAGATATCATCTTTTAATGAAGCTCCACTTCAGTACTCTAACTACGATGAAATTTTAAAATCACTACAAAGTGAATATTCTCAACAAAGAAAGATTACCAACTCCTATAATGCAGCTAATGTAAACCTCATCTCAGAGGTCAGAAGATTAGGAAAGACAGAGGGATACTCAAATGCTTGGGATAAATTCTCAGATGATGGAAGAACATCATTTTCTGCTGGTATTGAAGTTAAGATTCCTCTTGGGGGAAGTACTTCAAAGTCTGAAGAACTACAAAGATTACTAGACAAGAAGAGATTCATTTCTCAAAAAGAAGAAATTGTTGCGAAGGTTAATGCCTATCACTCACAAGTGGTAAAGAATATTAAACTTCTACAACAAGTAATCCAACAGCAGAATATCAATAGCGAAAAGCTAAGTATTACTTTAAAGCACACAAAGAAAAAGTATAACCAAGCAAGAGTATCTTTTAGAGACCTTATTCTCGACCAAGATGCGCTTCTAAGTAGTAATTTACTTGAAGTTCAAAGCCAATTATCAATTATTACAACACTCATGGACTACTTTACTGTTTACACAGAAATGCCATGTAAAATAAATAACTAA